From Sceloporus undulatus isolate JIND9_A2432 ecotype Alabama chromosome 6, SceUnd_v1.1, whole genome shotgun sequence, one genomic window encodes:
- the LOC121932392 gene encoding proteasome assembly chaperone 3-like: MAAKSILALKQAEEVIRGILMQVVYTDFGNMILVVVTQYGKMGTFVSVEPNMVVDNVSSPLLTTKVLLGKDEPLVHICAKHLMTSVSQEARNKPVLLAMVLKDKSMEGVWMLQEMIRQC; the protein is encoded by the coding sequence ATGGCTGCCAAGTCCATCCTGGCTTTGAAGCAGGCTGAAGAGGTGATCCGGGGCATCCTGATGCAGGTGGTGTACACTGATTTTGGGAACATGATCCTGGTGGTGGTGACCCAGTATGGCAAGATGGGGACCTTCGTCTCCGTCGAGCCCAACATGGTGGTGGACAACGTCAGCAGCCCTTTGCTCACCACCAAAGTACTCCTTGGCAAAGATGAGCCTCTCGTGCACATTTGTGCCAAACATCTCATGACCTCGGTGTCTCAAGAAGCCAGGAATAAGCCCGTTCTCTTAGCCATGGTTTTGAAGGATAAAAGCATGGAGGGGGTCTGGATGCTCCAGGAGATGATCCGTCAATGCTGA